The window CTATGCTTGAAGATATCGCTATCTTAACAGGCGGTACTGTTATTACTGAAGATATGGGTCGCAAGCTTGATTCTGTAGAGCTTGAAGATCTTGGTACAGCTCGTCAAGTTCGCATCACTAAAGATGAAACTACAATCATCGATGGCGCAGGTGATAAAGATGTAATTGCTAAACGCGTTAACCAAATCCGTGCACAAGTTGAAGAAACATCTTCTGATTTCGACCGTGAAAAATTACAAGAACGTCTAGCTAAATTGTCCGGTGGTGTTGCAGTTATCGAAGTAGGTGCTGCTACAGAAGTTGAAATGAAAGATAAGAAACTTCGCATTGAAGATGCATTGAATGCAACTCGTGCAGCTGTTGAAGAAGGTATTGTAGCTGGTGGTGGTACTACATTCATCGATATCATCCCTGCATTGAATACATTGGAAGCTACTGGTGACGTTCAAACTGGTATTAACCTTGTAAAACGCGCTGTAGAAGAACCACTTCGTCAAATCGCATACAACGCAGGTCTCGAAGGTTCTGTAGTAGTAGAAAAAGTTAAAAATACTGAAGCTGGTGTAGGTTTTAATGCCTTGACTGAAGAATACATCGATATGGTTAAAGCTGGTATTGTTGATCCTGCAAAAGTTACTCGTTCTGCCCTTCAAAATGCCGCATCTATCGCATCTCTTGTATTAACTACTGAAACAATCGTAGCTGATAAGGTAGATGAAAATGCAGCAGTTCCTGCAATGCCTCCAATGGGTGGTATGGGCGGTATGATGTAATCAGCTGCTTAGAATTAATTTTATAAGAAATATAATAATCCTAATGAATTGTGAATTACATTTTTCATATTCATTAGGATTATTTTTTACTAATAAATTAATCTATTGTAAGGGTGTAATATTTTAAATAAGATATTATTATATTCAAGCTGACCAGATTTAAAGTGACTAGATTATGTTGATTACATCGATAAAATTGATTTTGTATACAATGTATGATATAATTCTATAGAATTTAATAGTGAGTCTTATTGACATAGTTATTCTCTAATAGTATAATTAGTGTATCGAATTTATTCGATTTGTTATATTTGAATTGAAAGAAGGATCACTATGTTGAACTTTATTTTTAAAAGTAAACCTAATTATGTTAATTTTGGCCTCTTAATCTACCGTTTGGCACTTGGTATTTCCATGTTTTATCATGGATATTTAAAGTATTTGAGCGGTGCTGAAGGCCTTTATAAAGTTGGAGCTATGTTGGCACCATTAGGTGTACCTAGTGGTTATGAAATATTAGGCACTATGGCAGCATATGCAGAAATGATAGGTGGCGTACTTATAGTACTTGGTCTATTTACAAGAATTGGATCTTTGCTACTTATAGGTACACTAGCAATAGCAACGATATTAAATCTTAGTGGTAGTTTCTTTAGTTGGGACTATCCATCTCAAATGGGATTTGGTGCTCTTATGTTATTCTTCGCTGGCGCAGGCCGCTATAGTCTTGATAAAGCTTTATTTAAATAATAATTAGGATAATAGACTCATCGTTTGATGGGTCTTTTATTTGTATAGCGAGGTTATTATGAATACAAAAACAGTTCCGTTTACAGCCGAACAATTGGAAAATATTATTGCCCAATACCCAACACCATTTCATATTTATGATGAAGAAGGTATCATTGAAAATATGAAAGCATTCATCAATGCATTTTCTTGGAATAAAGGGTTCAAACAATATTTTGCTGTAAAAGCGACACCAAATCCATATATTATGCGTGTATTGCAAAAACTTGGCGTTGGTGCAGATTGTTCTTCCTTAGCAGAGTTAATGCTATGTGAAAAAGTGGGTATTACAGGTCATGATATTATGTTCACATCTAATGACACACCATATGTGGAATATAAAAAAGCACTTGAATTAGGTGCTATCATCAATCTTGATGATATTACTCATATTGAATATTTGGAAAAAAATCATGGTTCTTTGCCTGATACATTCTGCGTACGTTATAACCCAGGCTCCTTAAAAGAAGGCGGCAATACAATTATCGGCCTTCCTGAAGAAGCTAAATATGGTATGACACGTGAACAGATTCTTGAAGCTTATAAACAGTTGCAAGCTAAAGGTGTAAAACACTTTGGTATCCATACAATGGTTGTATCTAACGAGCTTGATATTGATGGCTTAGTTGGCACTGCTGAACTTTGCTTCAATCTAGCAGTAGATATTAAAAATGAACTAGGCATCAATGTTGAGTTTATCGATCTTGGCGGTGGTGTAGGTGTTGCTTATAAACCAGAACAAACACCAGTAGATTTCAATGCACTTAGTAAAGGTGTAGAAGAGGCCTATAATAGAATTCTAGTAGCTAATGGCCTTGGTGATGTAGCATTGGCTTATGAATGTGGCCGTATGGTTACAGGTCCATTTGGTTACTTAGTTTCTACAG of the Veillonella parvula genome contains:
- a CDS encoding DoxX family protein, which codes for MLNFIFKSKPNYVNFGLLIYRLALGISMFYHGYLKYLSGAEGLYKVGAMLAPLGVPSGYEILGTMAAYAEMIGGVLIVLGLFTRIGSLLLIGTLAIATILNLSGSFFSWDYPSQMGFGALMLFFAGAGRYSLDKALFK
- a CDS encoding diaminopimelate decarboxylase; translated protein: MNTKTVPFTAEQLENIIAQYPTPFHIYDEEGIIENMKAFINAFSWNKGFKQYFAVKATPNPYIMRVLQKLGVGADCSSLAELMLCEKVGITGHDIMFTSNDTPYVEYKKALELGAIINLDDITHIEYLEKNHGSLPDTFCVRYNPGSLKEGGNTIIGLPEEAKYGMTREQILEAYKQLQAKGVKHFGIHTMVVSNELDIDGLVGTAELCFNLAVDIKNELGINVEFIDLGGGVGVAYKPEQTPVDFNALSKGVEEAYNRILVANGLGDVALAYECGRMVTGPFGYLVSTAIHKKDIYRHYIGLDSCMANLMRPALYGSYHHITVMGKENAPKDHVYDVTGSLCENNDKFAIQRELPKIGIGDRIIIHDAGAHGHSMGFNYNGKLRSAELLLHKDGSVTQIRRAETYDDLFGTLDFSNL